Proteins from a genomic interval of Oncorhynchus clarkii lewisi isolate Uvic-CL-2024 chromosome 13, UVic_Ocla_1.0, whole genome shotgun sequence:
- the LOC139423743 gene encoding homeobox protein Nkx-2.5-like isoform X2 → MFGSRPGAEERDVMWHNKLEQQQQRQRSQQHQSRHLDPLQIQHLSHTQQHLVHPDSTQQQQTQSQHFQAPPSCMLDSAVDSPPFSDGEDNMAYLSSLAAQDGHGEASLSPEMFVHPGMGHLIDPKLEVDLEDQENKSCGVVSKPLEGEDIGQGDSDRPAKQRTRRKPRVLFSQAQVFELERRFKQQRYLSAPEREHLASTLKLTSTQVKIWFQNRRYKCKRQRQDKSLELAGHHHPPPPRRVAVPVLVRDGKPCLGGTQNYNAPYGSNPYSYNGYQAYTYNNPAYNSNYSCTYTSIPTLPPTTTANPFMAMNLGNIGGLSASPQPQTHQGTAVTTCQGSLQGIRAW, encoded by the exons ATGTTTGGATCACGGCCCGGCGCGGAGGAAAGAGACGTCATGTGGCATAATAAG ctagagcagcagcagcagaggcagCGATCTCAACAGCACCAATCTCGCCATCTGGACCCGCTACAGATCCAACACCTGTCCCACACCCAACAACACTTAGTACACCCGGACTCGACCCAGCAACAGCAGACCCAGTCCCAGCACTTCCAGGCGCCACCGTCCTGTATGCTTGATTCAGCGGTCGACAGCCCTCCGTTCTCGGACGGGGAAGACAACATGGCTTACCTGAGTTCTCTGGCGGCCCAGGACGGGCATGGAGAGGCCAGTCTGTCCCCGGAGATGTTCGTCCATCCCGGGATGGGTCACCTGATCGACCCGAAGCTGGAGGTAGACCTGGAGGATCAGGAAAACA AGAGCTGTGGCGTGGTGTCCAAGCCGCTGGAGGGTGAGGACATCGGCCAGGGGGACTCGGATCGGCCGGCCAAGCAGAGAACCAGACGGAAACCCCGGGTCCTCTTCTCCCAAGCCCAGGTGTTCGAGTTAGAGCGACGCTTCAAGCAGCAGCGGTACCTGTCCGCTCCTGAACGAGAACACCTGGCGAGCACTCTCAAACTCACCTCCACACAGGTCAAAATCTGGTTCCAGAACCGACGGTACAAGTGTAAACGGCAGCGGCAGGACAAGTCCCTAGAGCTGGCAGGACACCACCACCCTCCCCCGCCAAGACGAGTCGCGGTGCCGGTCCTGGTCCGGGATGGGAAGCCCTGTCTGGGCGGGACTCAGAACTACAATGCTCCGTACGGGTCGAACCCCTATAGTTACAACGGATACCAGGCCTACACGTACAACAACCCGGCATAcaacagcaattacagctgtactTACACCAGTATCCCTACTCTCCCCCCAACCACCACGGCTAACCCCTTCATGGCCATGAACTTGGGGAACATTGGGGGGCTTAGCGCCTCTCCACAGCCCCAAACGCACCAAGGGACAGCGGTCACGACATGTCAGGGCTCACTGCAAGGGATCCGGGCCTGGTAG
- the LOC139423743 gene encoding homeobox protein Nkx-2.5-like isoform X1, with protein sequence MLLSGFHFLDAREQDLDGMMLPSPLTSTPFSVKDILKLEQLEQQQQRQRSQQHQSRHLDPLQIQHLSHTQQHLVHPDSTQQQQTQSQHFQAPPSCMLDSAVDSPPFSDGEDNMAYLSSLAAQDGHGEASLSPEMFVHPGMGHLIDPKLEVDLEDQENKSCGVVSKPLEGEDIGQGDSDRPAKQRTRRKPRVLFSQAQVFELERRFKQQRYLSAPEREHLASTLKLTSTQVKIWFQNRRYKCKRQRQDKSLELAGHHHPPPPRRVAVPVLVRDGKPCLGGTQNYNAPYGSNPYSYNGYQAYTYNNPAYNSNYSCTYTSIPTLPPTTTANPFMAMNLGNIGGLSASPQPQTHQGTAVTTCQGSLQGIRAW encoded by the exons ATGTTACTCAGCGGGTTCCATTTCCTTGATGCGCGCGAGCAGGACCTCGATGGCATGATGCTCCCGAGCCCGCTCACTTCCACGCCGTTCTCAGTCAAGGATATTCTGAAACTCGAACAGctagagcagcagcagcagaggcagCGATCTCAACAGCACCAATCTCGCCATCTGGACCCGCTACAGATCCAACACCTGTCCCACACCCAACAACACTTAGTACACCCGGACTCGACCCAGCAACAGCAGACCCAGTCCCAGCACTTCCAGGCGCCACCGTCCTGTATGCTTGATTCAGCGGTCGACAGCCCTCCGTTCTCGGACGGGGAAGACAACATGGCTTACCTGAGTTCTCTGGCGGCCCAGGACGGGCATGGAGAGGCCAGTCTGTCCCCGGAGATGTTCGTCCATCCCGGGATGGGTCACCTGATCGACCCGAAGCTGGAGGTAGACCTGGAGGATCAGGAAAACA AGAGCTGTGGCGTGGTGTCCAAGCCGCTGGAGGGTGAGGACATCGGCCAGGGGGACTCGGATCGGCCGGCCAAGCAGAGAACCAGACGGAAACCCCGGGTCCTCTTCTCCCAAGCCCAGGTGTTCGAGTTAGAGCGACGCTTCAAGCAGCAGCGGTACCTGTCCGCTCCTGAACGAGAACACCTGGCGAGCACTCTCAAACTCACCTCCACACAGGTCAAAATCTGGTTCCAGAACCGACGGTACAAGTGTAAACGGCAGCGGCAGGACAAGTCCCTAGAGCTGGCAGGACACCACCACCCTCCCCCGCCAAGACGAGTCGCGGTGCCGGTCCTGGTCCGGGATGGGAAGCCCTGTCTGGGCGGGACTCAGAACTACAATGCTCCGTACGGGTCGAACCCCTATAGTTACAACGGATACCAGGCCTACACGTACAACAACCCGGCATAcaacagcaattacagctgtactTACACCAGTATCCCTACTCTCCCCCCAACCACCACGGCTAACCCCTTCATGGCCATGAACTTGGGGAACATTGGGGGGCTTAGCGCCTCTCCACAGCCCCAAACGCACCAAGGGACAGCGGTCACGACATGTCAGGGCTCACTGCAAGGGATCCGGGCCTGGTAG